The Chryseolinea soli genome contains a region encoding:
- a CDS encoding OsmC family protein: protein MIKRRANAVWNGSGKDGKGTVSTQSTVLNKTQYSFNSRFAEGVGTNPEELLAAAHAGCFTMKLSFVLNEAGFTADELSTDCVITLDPNTGTIPTAQLTLKAKVPGISKEKFDAAVQDAKANCPVSKLFKADITIEATLL, encoded by the coding sequence ATGATCAAAAGAAGAGCAAACGCCGTCTGGAACGGCTCCGGCAAAGACGGCAAAGGAACGGTCAGCACGCAGAGCACCGTATTGAATAAGACACAGTACTCCTTCAACTCGCGCTTCGCCGAGGGCGTTGGTACCAACCCCGAAGAACTTCTCGCCGCTGCACACGCCGGATGTTTCACCATGAAACTCAGCTTTGTGCTCAACGAAGCCGGCTTCACCGCCGACGAACTGTCTACCGACTGCGTGATCACCCTCGATCCCAACACGGGCACCATCCCCACAGCGCAACTGACGTTGAAAGCGAAAGTACCCGGCATCAGCAAAGAGAAGTTCGACGCCGCCGTGCAAGACGCCAAAGCAAACTGCCCCGTGTCCAAACTTTTCAAAGCCGACATTACCATCGAGGCAACCTTGTTATAG
- a CDS encoding AGE family epimerase/isomerase: MKPIIGILAILLLVRCGTPKPSDDREAIAAAMEKSLRTETLDKWYPLAVDTSYGGFLSTFTFDFKPTGDQDKMIVTQARHVWTNSKASERYPDVKQYKENARHGFLFLHDVMWDKTYGGFHTLVDRAGAVKSGPNEEKTAYGNAFGLYALSAYYHASRDTAALALAKKSFAWLEAHSHDPARKGYYQHMKRDGTVIQRDASVPSTAETGYKDQNSSIHLLEALTELYSVWPDALVHERLQEMLYLIRDTIVQPKGYLQLFFLPDWTPVTFRDSSEASVLKHHNLDHVSAGHDIETAYLMLEASHIAGNQNDTTTLRIAKKMVDHALQNCWDPNGGFYDEAYYFKDKPGITVTRDTKNWWAQAEGMNTLLLMADLFPDDEHQYYEKFKTQWKYNDTYLIDHEYGDWYEAGLDKEPDRKKGLKGHIWKATYHHYRSMANCMDRLRGKR; encoded by the coding sequence ATGAAACCTATCATCGGAATTCTAGCCATCCTGTTGCTGGTGCGCTGTGGCACGCCAAAGCCATCGGACGACCGTGAAGCCATCGCCGCCGCCATGGAAAAATCACTGCGCACCGAAACGTTGGACAAATGGTATCCCCTGGCCGTCGACACTTCCTACGGCGGCTTTCTCAGCACCTTCACCTTCGACTTCAAACCCACCGGCGACCAGGACAAAATGATCGTGACCCAGGCGCGCCATGTGTGGACCAATTCAAAAGCCTCCGAGCGCTACCCGGATGTGAAACAATACAAAGAAAATGCGCGACACGGCTTTTTATTTTTGCACGATGTGATGTGGGATAAAACGTACGGCGGCTTTCATACACTGGTGGACCGCGCCGGTGCTGTGAAGTCAGGTCCTAACGAGGAGAAAACGGCGTATGGAAATGCTTTTGGTCTCTACGCCTTATCGGCCTATTATCATGCCTCGCGCGATACAGCGGCACTGGCATTAGCAAAGAAGTCGTTCGCCTGGCTGGAAGCCCATAGCCACGACCCCGCACGCAAGGGATATTATCAACACATGAAACGCGACGGCACCGTCATTCAACGCGATGCCTCCGTGCCCTCTACCGCCGAAACAGGTTATAAAGATCAAAACAGCTCCATTCACTTGTTGGAAGCGCTGACGGAACTATACTCCGTATGGCCCGACGCCCTGGTGCACGAACGCCTGCAGGAAATGCTCTACCTCATCCGCGACACCATCGTACAACCCAAGGGCTATCTCCAACTCTTCTTTCTCCCCGACTGGACCCCGGTGACCTTCCGCGACTCATCCGAAGCCAGCGTGCTCAAACACCACAACCTGGACCACGTTTCGGCGGGCCACGACATTGAGACCGCCTACCTCATGCTGGAAGCCTCCCACATTGCGGGCAACCAAAACGACACCACCACCTTGCGCATTGCCAAAAAGATGGTGGACCACGCCCTGCAAAACTGCTGGGATCCCAATGGCGGCTTCTACGACGAGGCCTACTACTTCAAAGACAAACCCGGCATCACCGTCACCCGCGACACCAAAAACTGGTGGGCCCAGGCCGAAGGCATGAACACCCTCCTGCTCATGGCCGATCTCTTTCCCGACGATGAACATCAGTATTACGAGAAATTCAAAACGCAGTGGAAATACAATGATACCTATCTCATCGACCACGAATACGGCGATTGGTATGAGGCTGGACTAGATAAGGAGCCCGATAGAAAGAAAGGATTGAAAGGGCATATTTGGAAAGCGACGTATCATCATTACCGGTCGATGGCGAATTGTATGGATCGGTTGCGGGGGAAGAGGTAG
- a CDS encoding alpha/beta hydrolase → MKKLLYLLALLPTLLLAQSGKVFDNLSFPSKILKGDRKFAIYLPPDYESSQRSYPVLYLLHGGGDDQTGWVQFGEVQNITDKAIAEGKATPMIIVMPDANTGQRGYANDVKNEWRYEDFFFQELMPYVEKTYRIKKDKHYRAVAGLSMGGGGSFTYALHHPELFAAACPLSAATGPLTLEDTKAYLEQRNNLNGTAAEIEAYYKRQSVLELIKAMPDDQKKAVRWYIDIGDDDFLFEGNSLVHIAMRKKEIPHEFRIHDGGHTWTYWRAALPTVLSFVSDSFHQY, encoded by the coding sequence ATGAAAAAACTCCTTTACCTGTTGGCACTGCTACCGACCCTGCTCCTGGCACAGTCCGGCAAAGTGTTTGATAACCTTTCGTTCCCCAGCAAGATCCTGAAGGGCGATCGCAAGTTTGCCATCTACCTTCCCCCCGATTATGAATCATCCCAACGCAGCTACCCCGTGCTGTATCTCCTGCACGGCGGCGGCGACGACCAAACGGGATGGGTTCAATTCGGTGAAGTACAGAACATCACCGACAAAGCCATCGCAGAAGGCAAGGCCACGCCCATGATCATTGTCATGCCCGACGCCAACACCGGCCAGCGTGGCTATGCCAACGACGTGAAAAATGAGTGGCGTTATGAGGATTTCTTTTTCCAGGAATTGATGCCGTATGTCGAGAAGACCTATCGGATCAAAAAAGACAAACACTATCGCGCGGTAGCGGGTTTGTCGATGGGAGGAGGGGGATCGTTCACCTACGCCTTACACCACCCGGAGCTTTTTGCGGCGGCCTGCCCACTGAGCGCAGCAACCGGTCCGTTGACGCTGGAGGATACGAAAGCTTATCTGGAGCAGCGGAATAATCTAAACGGTACGGCCGCCGAGATCGAAGCGTACTACAAGCGACAAAGTGTATTGGAGTTGATCAAAGCCATGCCCGACGATCAGAAGAAAGCCGTCCGTTGGTATATCGATATTGGCGATGATGACTTTTTATTTGAAGGCAACTCGTTAGTGCACATCGCCATGCGCAAAAAAGAAATCCCCCACGAGTTCCGCATCCATGATGGCGGACATACGTGGACGTACTGGAGAGCAGCATTACCGACAGTCCTTTCGTTTGTATCGGATTCGTTTCATCAGTATTGA
- a CDS encoding Gfo/Idh/MocA family protein, whose product MTNRRQFLKQTTLAGAGIFIAPSVFSFQGSPAEKVVIGMIGTNSRGLALSSMLAKLPNVDVAYICDVDDNVIAKTQAEIEKISGKKPQGIKDLRKLLEIKDVDAVVIAAPDHWHAPAAMLALKAGKNVYVEKPCAHNPAEGEMLVAGAAKYNKLVQMGSQRRSFPKVMEAMQALHDGAIGRVYFAKGWYANGRKPIGVGKVVPVPTTLDFELWQGPAPRKPYKDNLVHYNWHWFWNWGTGEALNNGTHEIDVMRWGLGVDYPTKVVSGGGRFAYKDDWETPDTQTITFEFANNTAMTWEGRSCNNFPVEGVGRGVIFYGEKGTMVIPGGDDYKIFDPENKLVKEVKTDLQQADMVNTMGMGERLDGMHLLNFVESVRGKTKLNAPISEGHKSTLLPQLGNIAYRTGGTLYCDPSNGHIKDNPKALQLWKREYQKGWEMTL is encoded by the coding sequence ATGACCAACCGCCGACAATTCCTCAAACAAACCACCCTCGCGGGGGCCGGCATTTTTATCGCCCCCAGTGTCTTTAGTTTTCAAGGATCGCCCGCCGAAAAAGTGGTGATCGGCATGATCGGCACCAACAGCCGCGGCCTGGCCCTATCCTCCATGCTGGCCAAACTACCCAACGTGGACGTAGCCTACATCTGCGACGTAGACGACAACGTGATCGCCAAAACCCAAGCCGAGATCGAAAAGATCTCCGGCAAAAAGCCCCAGGGCATAAAAGACCTCCGCAAGCTTTTAGAAATAAAGGATGTGGACGCCGTCGTCATTGCAGCGCCTGACCATTGGCATGCCCCTGCGGCGATGCTGGCCCTGAAGGCCGGGAAGAACGTATATGTAGAAAAACCCTGCGCACACAACCCAGCCGAAGGTGAGATGCTGGTGGCTGGGGCGGCAAAATATAACAAGCTCGTGCAAATGGGCAGCCAGCGCCGTTCGTTTCCCAAGGTGATGGAAGCCATGCAGGCCCTGCACGATGGCGCGATCGGCCGCGTATATTTTGCCAAAGGATGGTATGCCAACGGAAGAAAGCCGATCGGCGTAGGAAAGGTCGTACCCGTACCCACTACGTTGGATTTTGAACTCTGGCAAGGCCCCGCACCACGCAAACCCTACAAGGATAATCTCGTGCACTACAACTGGCATTGGTTCTGGAACTGGGGCACCGGCGAGGCATTGAACAACGGCACACACGAGATCGACGTGATGCGCTGGGGCCTGGGCGTGGACTATCCCACGAAGGTGGTGTCGGGCGGTGGCCGCTTTGCGTATAAAGACGATTGGGAGACACCGGATACACAAACCATCACGTTCGAATTTGCCAACAACACGGCGATGACCTGGGAGGGACGCAGCTGCAACAACTTCCCCGTAGAAGGCGTAGGCCGCGGCGTGATCTTCTATGGCGAAAAAGGAACGATGGTCATTCCCGGTGGAGATGACTACAAGATCTTTGACCCCGAAAACAAACTTGTCAAAGAAGTGAAGACGGATCTGCAACAGGCAGACATGGTCAACACCATGGGTATGGGCGAGCGACTGGATGGCATGCACTTGCTAAACTTTGTTGAAAGCGTGCGGGGCAAGACGAAGCTGAACGCACCGATTTCCGAAGGTCATAAATCGACATTGCTGCCACAATTGGGCAACATCGCCTATCGTACGGGCGGGACGTTGTATTGCGACCCATCCAACGGACACATCAAGGACAATCCGAAGGCGTTGCAACTCTGGAAGCGGGAATATCAAAAGGGCTGGGAAATGACGTTGTGA
- a CDS encoding GDSL-type esterase/lipase family protein, producing the protein MKKIVALLAHVLLLTSFIYAQPFHDDIVNFKKQDSLSAPPARPILFVGSSSFTIWQDVQTYFPGRTILNRGFGGSSLPDVIRYEKDIIFPYQPKQIVIYCGENDIAASDTVTAPMVLKRFQQLFTDIRTTLGDVSVVFVSIKPSPSRQKFQPVVVEANKLIRQYLKKDKHASFVNVYDAMLGKDGLPMKELFREDMLHMNSKGYAIWQKILGPYLLKG; encoded by the coding sequence ATGAAAAAAATCGTAGCCCTGCTGGCCCATGTACTACTCCTGACGAGCTTTATTTATGCGCAGCCTTTCCACGACGATATCGTCAACTTTAAGAAACAAGACAGCCTGAGCGCTCCGCCGGCGCGTCCGATCCTGTTTGTGGGAAGTTCGTCGTTCACCATTTGGCAAGATGTACAAACCTATTTTCCGGGCCGCACCATCCTGAACCGGGGGTTTGGCGGTTCGTCGCTGCCGGATGTGATCCGCTATGAAAAAGACATCATCTTTCCCTATCAACCCAAACAGATCGTGATCTATTGCGGCGAAAATGATATCGCGGCTTCCGACACCGTGACGGCCCCGATGGTGCTGAAGCGTTTCCAACAATTGTTTACCGACATTCGCACCACGCTGGGCGATGTGTCTGTCGTCTTCGTCTCCATAAAACCCAGCCCGAGCCGGCAAAAATTTCAACCCGTTGTAGTGGAGGCGAACAAATTGATACGTCAATACCTAAAGAAGGACAAACACGCATCCTTTGTCAATGTATACGATGCGATGCTGGGCAAGGATGGTCTTCCCATGAAAGAATTGTTCCGGGAGGACATGCTGCACATGAACAGCAAGGGCTATGCGATCTGGCAAAAGATACTCGGCCCCTATTTACTGAAAGGATAA
- a CDS encoding polysaccharide deacetylase encodes MKLYVLLCFLFLSTACVAQKEVAFTLDDVPNAGLYKQDGFRSRLLEKIDALALPVAIFSNEANLYNTAFAAENFKGLEKWILDKNITAGNHSFNHIGYTASGAAAFEESVLKGEVITANVLKRQGKTLKYFRFPFNDMGPDSAAHHHMRAFLENKGYTLTPFTIENSDWAYSALYEDALQHNDKAKAQQIGSTYVSTTLALFDYFETLCQQRFGRPIKHIYLCHDNALNTDYLQALVDGLRKKGYTFITLDKALQDDVYKQPEYYFGSAGFSWIYRWEADPEKRKALLRAEPENEEMVKAYEALQKKK; translated from the coding sequence ATGAAACTATACGTTCTGCTTTGCTTCCTGTTCCTCTCCACGGCTTGCGTTGCGCAAAAAGAAGTCGCCTTCACGCTGGACGATGTTCCGAACGCGGGCCTTTACAAACAAGACGGTTTCCGTTCGCGGCTGCTTGAAAAGATCGATGCGCTCGCGCTGCCGGTAGCCATCTTCAGCAATGAAGCCAACCTGTACAATACCGCGTTTGCGGCCGAGAATTTCAAAGGCCTGGAGAAATGGATCCTGGATAAAAATATCACGGCGGGCAATCACTCGTTCAACCACATCGGATACACCGCGTCAGGGGCTGCGGCGTTCGAAGAAAGTGTGTTGAAGGGCGAGGTCATCACCGCCAATGTTTTGAAGCGCCAAGGGAAGACCTTGAAGTATTTCCGTTTCCCGTTCAACGACATGGGACCCGACAGCGCCGCGCACCACCACATGCGCGCTTTCCTGGAAAACAAAGGCTACACGCTGACACCCTTCACCATCGAAAATTCTGACTGGGCCTACAGCGCCCTATACGAAGATGCTTTACAACACAACGACAAGGCGAAAGCCCAACAGATCGGCTCAACCTATGTCAGCACCACGCTGGCGCTGTTCGACTATTTTGAAACGCTTTGTCAGCAAAGGTTCGGGCGCCCCATCAAACACATCTACCTCTGCCACGACAACGCCCTCAACACCGACTACCTGCAGGCCTTGGTGGATGGCCTGCGCAAAAAAGGCTACACCTTCATCACCCTGGACAAAGCCCTCCAGGACGACGTGTATAAACAACCCGAATACTATTTTGGAAGCGCCGGTTTCAGCTGGATCTATCGCTGGGAGGCCGACCCCGAAAAACGCAAAGCCCTGCTCCGGGCTGAACCGGAAAATGAGGAAATGGTCAAAGCCTACGAGGCGTTGCAAAAGAAAAAATGA
- a CDS encoding glycoside hydrolase family 71/99-like protein: MTGSTLKYRYPLRHVMLTMSLVMAMLFSCSSSDPEPEKEVTGPPSVQKTNDMKVYMHYMPWFQSKPFAGYWGSHWTMANKNPDIIEAGGQRQIASHYYPLIGPYDSRDKDVIDYHLLLMKYAGVDGLLIDWYGTHSVYDYKVNAIATNAVVAELDSVGLQFGVVYEDYTAQNVEAKTDLTAVQAAQADMKYLNENYYPRKNHIAIDGKPLLLTFGPRYFKTASQWTEIFKGTQAPVFLPLWDHASLTGSTGGGEFSWVDFNTSLSQLTAFYGKASGGKLKLGSAYPRFHDFYSEGGTGTSYGYVDFNNGQTLQNTLNKATEYDLKYLQLVTWNDFGEGTILEPTVEDQFKCLEILQAFTGVSYTKAELELVYSYYLKKIKYKGNKPALATLKQTFQHLVNLEVDQARALLDSLE, from the coding sequence ATGACTGGAAGTACACTGAAATATAGATATCCCCTGCGCCACGTGATGCTAACGATGAGTCTGGTGATGGCCATGCTGTTCTCCTGCAGCTCGTCCGATCCGGAACCGGAAAAAGAAGTGACGGGACCACCATCGGTACAAAAAACTAACGACATGAAAGTGTATATGCACTACATGCCCTGGTTTCAAAGCAAGCCCTTTGCCGGCTATTGGGGCTCACACTGGACGATGGCCAACAAGAACCCCGATATCATCGAAGCCGGTGGCCAACGACAGATCGCGTCGCACTACTACCCGCTCATCGGCCCGTATGACTCGCGAGACAAAGATGTGATCGACTATCATTTGCTGCTGATGAAATATGCGGGCGTCGACGGGTTGCTGATCGACTGGTATGGCACGCACAGTGTCTATGACTACAAGGTGAATGCCATCGCTACGAATGCCGTGGTGGCGGAGCTCGACAGTGTGGGCCTCCAGTTTGGGGTGGTGTATGAAGATTATACCGCGCAGAACGTGGAAGCCAAAACAGATCTCACCGCGGTGCAGGCGGCGCAAGCCGACATGAAATATCTGAACGAAAACTACTATCCAAGGAAAAACCACATCGCCATCGACGGAAAGCCCTTGTTGCTCACGTTCGGGCCCCGCTATTTTAAAACAGCCAGTCAGTGGACGGAAATCTTTAAAGGCACACAAGCGCCTGTGTTTCTGCCCTTGTGGGATCATGCATCCCTGACCGGTTCGACGGGTGGCGGAGAATTTTCGTGGGTGGACTTCAATACATCGCTGAGTCAGCTCACGGCTTTCTACGGAAAAGCATCGGGAGGAAAATTGAAACTCGGTTCGGCATATCCGCGCTTCCACGATTTCTATTCGGAGGGTGGCACAGGCACCAGCTATGGTTACGTCGATTTCAACAACGGGCAAACACTTCAGAACACTTTGAACAAAGCGACGGAATATGACCTGAAATATTTGCAGCTGGTGACCTGGAATGACTTTGGCGAAGGCACCATCCTCGAGCCCACGGTGGAGGATCAATTCAAATGCTTGGAGATCCTTCAGGCTTTCACAGGCGTGTCGTATACAAAAGCCGAGTTGGAGCTGGTGTATTCCTACTATCTGAAAAAAATAAAATACAAGGGCAACAAACCCGCGCTGGCCACGCTGAAGCAGACTTTTCAACACCTCGTGAACCTGGAAGTAGATCAGGCGCGGGCGCTGTTGGATTCGCTGGAATAA
- a CDS encoding RagB/SusD family nutrient uptake outer membrane protein — translation MKRRKVIVYFFFLAGLAAMATGCSDNFLELTNQNELTADNFYTKIENFDLSLNATYDAVKNLDLFGQTFYVQTLLALPHESDYWNAQNRNEVTSIDGNVYIAWRGFFRIVARANDIIGNAPAYETSGKATPDQLAQLKRIVGQAHFLRGLAYFHMVRLWGEESYAVDSTRLAVPLILKVAKTRDELMIPRASVGKVYTQIIKDFETAESLVPEGWDANNIARVTKFAVEGYLGQVYLYMENYEKSKQYFDQVFASNKYALVPFERYDDLFQGKNEFGRESLFELNYTVDMQQNIWENGLGSGIALVLAPPGRGWSNCTPHGVNIFRFHNDPRLKICTYAPDDLAADETGAMTPAGISQFNYTGHSFRKYVPKDYCVLTTNRNSGTNYLLMRLADVYLMYAEVMNKLGDDAQASEYMNKVRRRAYGFSPDASEPSVDYVGLGGTQLQDSIREERFRELFGEGHRWYDIVRWKIVEQEVNKYNTLNKTQGVIVYNAKDYYYPIPLQEVDNNTKMVPSTGY, via the coding sequence ATGAAACGCAGGAAAGTCATTGTATACTTTTTCTTTTTAGCCGGTCTTGCCGCCATGGCAACGGGCTGCTCGGATAATTTTCTGGAGCTAACCAATCAGAACGAACTCACCGCCGACAACTTTTATACGAAGATCGAGAACTTCGACCTGTCGCTCAATGCCACCTACGATGCGGTGAAGAACCTGGATCTTTTCGGTCAAACCTTCTATGTGCAAACCTTGCTGGCGTTGCCACACGAGTCCGATTATTGGAATGCACAAAACCGGAACGAAGTAACCTCGATCGACGGCAATGTGTACATCGCGTGGCGGGGATTCTTCCGCATTGTGGCCCGCGCGAACGATATCATCGGGAATGCCCCGGCCTATGAAACCAGCGGCAAGGCCACCCCAGACCAACTCGCACAGTTGAAGCGGATCGTCGGCCAGGCACATTTTCTCCGGGGGCTGGCCTACTTCCACATGGTGCGCCTTTGGGGTGAGGAGTCTTATGCGGTAGACAGTACGCGTCTTGCTGTGCCGTTGATCCTGAAGGTGGCAAAGACCCGGGACGAATTGATGATCCCGCGGGCCAGCGTGGGAAAAGTATATACGCAGATCATCAAGGATTTTGAAACCGCAGAGTCGCTGGTGCCCGAGGGTTGGGATGCCAACAACATTGCACGCGTCACCAAGTTTGCCGTGGAGGGCTACCTCGGTCAGGTGTATCTCTACATGGAGAACTATGAAAAGTCAAAACAATACTTCGACCAGGTGTTTGCCAGCAACAAATATGCGCTGGTGCCCTTTGAACGCTACGACGATTTGTTTCAAGGCAAAAATGAATTTGGCCGGGAGTCGCTGTTCGAGCTGAACTATACCGTCGATATGCAGCAAAATATTTGGGAGAACGGCCTGGGTTCCGGCATTGCGCTGGTGCTGGCCCCTCCCGGCAGAGGCTGGAGCAACTGCACGCCGCATGGTGTGAACATCTTCAGATTTCACAACGACCCACGCCTGAAGATCTGCACCTATGCCCCCGACGATCTTGCTGCTGACGAGACCGGCGCCATGACCCCGGCGGGAATAAGCCAATTCAATTACACGGGTCACAGCTTCCGGAAATATGTGCCCAAGGATTATTGTGTGCTCACCACCAACCGGAACAGCGGCACCAACTATCTCCTGATGCGTCTCGCCGATGTGTACCTCATGTACGCCGAGGTGATGAACAAACTTGGAGACGATGCCCAGGCTTCTGAATACATGAACAAAGTGCGCCGCCGTGCCTATGGTTTCTCGCCCGATGCCTCGGAGCCGAGTGTGGACTACGTTGGGTTAGGAGGGACGCAACTCCAGGATTCCATACGCGAGGAGCGCTTTCGCGAGCTTTTTGGCGAAGGCCATCGCTGGTACGACATCGTGCGCTGGAAGATCGTGGAGCAGGAAGTAAACAAGTACAACACGCTGAATAAGACCCAAGGCGTGATCGTGTACAACGCCAAAGACTACTACTACCCCATACCGCTGCAGGAGGTGGACAACAATACAAAAATGGTGCCCAGCACGGGCTATTGA